A genomic stretch from Leptodactylus fuscus isolate aLepFus1 chromosome 10, aLepFus1.hap2, whole genome shotgun sequence includes:
- the LOC142183277 gene encoding histone H2A type 2-B: MSGRGKQGGKARAKAKTRSSRAGLQFPVGRVHRLLRKGNYAERVGAGAPVYLAAVLEYLTAEILELAGNAARDNKKTRIIPRHLQLAVRNDEELNKLLGGVTIAQGGVLPNIQAVLLPKKTESSKPSKSK, encoded by the coding sequence ATGTCTGGACGCGGCAAGCAAGGAGGCAAAGCTCGTGCTAAGGCCAAGACCCGCTCATCCCGGGCGGGACTTCAGTTCCCCGTCGGTCGTGTGCACAGGCTTCTCCGCAAGGGCAACTACGCCGAGAGGGTTGGTGCTGGTGCTCCCGTCTACCTGGCGGCCGTACTGGAGTATCTGACCGCTGAGATCCTGGAGTTGGCTGGTAATGCTGCACGGGACAACAAGAAGACCCGCATCATCCCCCGTCACCTGCAGCTGGCCGTGCGCAATGACGAGGAGCTGAACAAACTGCTGGGTGGCGTGACCATCGCCCAGGGAGGCGTCCTGCCCAACATCCAGGCCGTGCTGCTGCCCAAGAAGACCGAGAGCAGCAAGCCCAGCAAGAGCAAGTGA